Within the Stenotrophomonas maltophilia genome, the region TCGACGCCAGCCCGGCCCGGCGCAAGGAGATCTGATCATGGCAGACGCCAACGCATGGGGCAGGGTCGAGCGCGCCTCCCTCATCTGCAGGGATGGCCAGAAAGGCACGACCAGCGGCGACTACTACGCACCACCGGACCGTCAGTTCGCGCCGGTGCGGCACGGGAACCGCGTCGACGCGTTCACCGACGGGCGCTCGGCCATGAAGGCGATGGCCGATGCCATCCGCGGCGCGCAGAAATTCATCTTCATCGCCGACTGGCAGATGAACTTCGATACCGAGATGGAGGCGCGCGGTGACGCGCACTCCGCGCGGCTGAGCGAGCTGCTGTTCGACGCTATCAACCAGCGCGGCGTGGATGTGCGGGTACTGCTCTACGACAGCGTGGAGGCGGCCGCCTACACCCACGAGAACGAGGTGCGCACGGCGCTGTACAAGATGCAGGATGACAAGACGCCCGGGCAGGTGCAGGTGGGCCTGCACAACCCGGCAACCGGCCGCACCGATGCCTTCAACATCGCCTTCTCGCACCACCAGAAGATCCTGGTGGTAGACGGACGCATCGGCTTCGTCGGAGGACTCGACGTCGCCCATGGCCGTTGGGACGACGGCAACTTCGACGTGGTCTGCGACCCGACGCTGCACGTGATCAATGACCATTACAACAACTGCCTGAGCAAGTATCGGAGCATGACGGATGATGAGACGGAGCTCACGCTGGACAAGCCCGATACCAGCCCGGATGCGGCAGGCCGCGTTCGTCCCGGCTTCGCACAGGCGTATGTGCCCGGCATGGCCATCGCACTGGACCAGATGAAGGCGCAGTGGGATGCCGGTGCCGCATTGGCCGAACTGCAGGACTATGCAGACAAGCTGGGCGTACCCGACGCGCTTGAGCGCGAAGGCATCCGCAAGCTCGCCGAGATGGTCATTCCGGGAATGGAACAAGCTGTCTGGGTACAGCGTTCGGTCGCCAAGACCTTCCTGGCCATTCAAGGGTGGTTGGCCGAGGTCGAAAAGGAGTACGCCGACGTCATCGCCGCTTCCAACCGAACCGCTGACGAGGCGGTGAAGCTGAACATCGGCGAGGCTGCTGCCGCCGCAGGACGCGCACTGGAAGGCTTTACGAAGATCCAGGCGAAGAAGTTCGGCGAGTGGGTCGACGAGCGCAAGGCCACGATCAAGGACGCCATTCTGGGCCCGATCATGACAGCCACCACCGTCGTGGGGTACATGCGTGATCCCGACTCGCTGGTCACGGACGCCATAACCAAGTATGACGAGATCGAGAGCAAGTTCAACAAGGCCAAACAGGCATGGGAATCGCTGGTGCAGTGGATCAATACACCAGTTGATCGCACCCAGCGGCTGCTCGACAGTGGCCGCCAGCCTCGCATGCCCTGGCAGGACGTGCACGCGCAGATCGCGGGCCCGGCCGTGTTCGATATCTGCAGCAACTTCATGCACCGCTGGAATGCCATGGTCTGGCAGAACCAGCGTGGCGACCGGACCATCGGCTCGCTGCTGCGCAAGGGTCTGAATACTGGCCTTCGCAAGACCAATGAATGGCTCGACACAGCGCTGCCCGAGCAGACCACCCTGGCGCGTGGCATGGAACTGACGCCATTGAGCGATCAGTGGCTGCAGTCCATGGGGGGCATGCAGGCGGTGTTCGGTGACCTGACGGTGCCCGGCACGGCGGGAAAGATCAGCGTGCAGATCGTGCGTTCCTCGGGCACCGCCCTGCATGCGCTGGAGAAGAAGGGGTGCAGGGAACTCGGCCTGAACCTGGACGACGCCAGCTGCCTGCAGCCGTACTGGGAGCGTGAGCAGCCGATGCACTCCATTCTCGACGCAATGGTCAACTGCATCGCATCGGCCAGTGCCTACATCTATCTGGAAACGCAGTTCCTCATTTCCGACTGTGGCTGGTCCGACGCGGATCCGGGCAGCGTGGTGGAAACCGCAGTGAAGGGCGGGGAGCGGCGGGACGCGACGGATGCCGAGAAGGCGAAGCTTGGTCACGTGGGGCGTGGCGTGGGCATGAGCGGCCCGGTAGGCAGGGCCGACATCGTGCAGGATGTGGTGGAACGCAGGCAGGGAGTGAAGTCGGCGGCCAGCAACCCGCTGGTGGCCGCCCTCGCCGCGCGCATCCGCCGCGCGATCCTGGCCCGGCAGGGCTTCCATGTATACATCACCCTGCCGGTGCACCCGGAGGGCAGCCTGGCGGACGGTGCCGTGGTGAAGCAGCAGTACTGGGTGCAGCAGACCCTGCTGCGTGGTGACGACAGCCTGATCCGGCGCATCTGCCGATCATTGATCGCACGTGACAAGGACATCCGCGAGGCCAGCGTGGAGGAGGCCGACCTGCAGGCCGAGGTCAAGGCCGGGCGCTGGAAGGAATACCTGTCGGTGATGAATCTGCGCAGCTACGGCGTGCTGGCCGAAACGCGCAGAAGCGATCATCCGCCGCCGCACACGATCGGCTCCGAGCATGGCCCCTCCCTGTATGTGGTAACTGAGCAGTGCTATGTGCATTCCAAGCTGCTGATCGTTGATGACGCGGTGGCGATCATCGGCAGCGCGAACTGCAATGACCGCAGTCTGCTGGGGACGGGTGATACCGAGATCGCCGCGGTGATCGTTGATGGCGAGGCGAAGCGGATGGATCTGGGCAACGGCGTGCAGGTAATAACCCGAACATTTGCGCGGGAGCTGCGGTTGAAGCTGTGGAGGAAGTTTCTGGGGCAGGAGATTCAAAAGCTGCCGGAGAAGGAGAACAAGCCATACTCGGCAGTGGAAGCGGCGCAGACGTATCTGCCTTGGTTCAACAAGAACGTGCCAACCCTGACGGTGGACAGGCCAGCAAGTGCCGAGACGTGGAGAAGCATCAGGAATCTTGCCGATTCAAATTCCGCCGCTTATCAGCGTGTCTTCACCAATGTCCCCCGCGACTCGTTCCCTCGCTACGACTCCGTGCTTCATGGATTTCCCGCCGCAGGCTTGAATGACAAGGGTCACGTCAAACGCATGTTGCATGCGCAACCACCTGACCTGCAGCCAGATTTCATGGAGGAGCCTAGTGTCGTTAGCGACTATGTGACCAGTGTAGTAGGTCGGCACGATGTGCGTAGGGCGACAGACTTTCTTCGGGGCGAGCCAGGACGCCCACGGATCAAAGGCTTCTGGGTCACCATGCCGCTGCTTTGGGGGAGCAACATGGACGATCCGGTTGCCACGATGCCGAGCGAGATCATTGCAGCCGTGCCTGTTGAGGGAGGCAGTTCAAGTGAATTGGCATATTCGATTCGACATGCTGCATTGAATCAAGGAGAGAAGGTGTGATTGAGCGCTTGCTGTTGAAAGCCCTGCATGCGGTTGGTGCTCTGTGCGCTGTGCAAGCCGCGCATGCAGGTTGTATTTCAATCAATGAAGACGATGGCCGCTCTCAGGGCAACGGATTGGTGGTTAAGTTCACGCCGAGCTTGGTTGGCGGAGGAGATGCAGTGGGCGCCAGTCTCAGTCGCGCGAACGAGGCGGAACCTTACATAAGGATCAGTATCGGTCCTGACCTGTCTGAGTTGAAGAATGAGCCATTCGACTCGAATGGCGGTTCGGTCTACTACTTGGAAAGCAGTGGTCAAGGGCAACGGATTTGCCGTGCTGAGGAATGGAGAAAGCGGAAATCCAAGCTGACTGGTGAAGCACCTCCTGAGCGCCTGCATCCTGCGGTGAGGCCCGTGTATCCGTATTTCGAGCTGCACAAGATGTATGAGCTCGATTATGATTCGGTCGGTCAATTGACGTCGATTCATGCAACTGACGCGAAGGGGCATAGGGAGACTACGTTCTGTGCGCTCTATGATGATGATGGCCGCATAGAGGTGGCCAATCAGAGTTCCGGGATGAGCGTTTCGGATGTTCCTGACTTCACGTGCTCGCAGTTACGTGAAAAGGCCTCGAAGAAGATGACCTGGTACTTCACGTATCGGTCGGATGGCGCGTTGGTTTCAGTTGTTGACAAGGAGGCCACAAGGAAGCGTGGTGAGCAGCCAGAACGTGACGACACGGCAACGGGCGCCGAAACTACGGACGGAGCGTGGATTGCGAGTGGCTACATGTATGTTGATGGGGCGAATGGTCGCAGAGAAGTGGCGATCACCTTTCACGGAAGTGATAGGCAAGGCCTTTTGGGGGTTCGGGACTCCTCCATGACTGTCGTGCAATCCGACGCTACTGCGCTCTTCGCGCAGCGTAGCCGGGACCGTCGGCACAAGCTGCGGTATACCTTCCCCGACGAGCGCGTTCCAATGGAACTTGCCACGGGATTGTTCGAAGGAGTAACTGACTACACCCGCGTCCGGGAGTACTACCATCGCTCGCATCGACGGATCTTCGAGGTATTCGGACCTGGTGCCAAGCAGCCCCACGAACGCCAGTGGCGCACGCTGGATCTGAATCGCCAGGAAAACTACGACGCAAACGGCAGGCTCACGCGGGTGATCCTGTTCGGCCCGGTTCCCGATAGTGGTGGCTACACCGAGAACCTGCGCGCATACGTAGAGAAGGGTGTGTTGAAGCTTACGCCGCTGACCAGCGGCTACACCTCCTACCGCGTCTATGACTATGACGCAGCAGGCAACGAGACGCTCTCGTTCGTGTGCTGGCGCCATGA harbors:
- a CDS encoding phospholipase D-like domain-containing protein, encoding MADANAWGRVERASLICRDGQKGTTSGDYYAPPDRQFAPVRHGNRVDAFTDGRSAMKAMADAIRGAQKFIFIADWQMNFDTEMEARGDAHSARLSELLFDAINQRGVDVRVLLYDSVEAAAYTHENEVRTALYKMQDDKTPGQVQVGLHNPATGRTDAFNIAFSHHQKILVVDGRIGFVGGLDVAHGRWDDGNFDVVCDPTLHVINDHYNNCLSKYRSMTDDETELTLDKPDTSPDAAGRVRPGFAQAYVPGMAIALDQMKAQWDAGAALAELQDYADKLGVPDALEREGIRKLAEMVIPGMEQAVWVQRSVAKTFLAIQGWLAEVEKEYADVIAASNRTADEAVKLNIGEAAAAAGRALEGFTKIQAKKFGEWVDERKATIKDAILGPIMTATTVVGYMRDPDSLVTDAITKYDEIESKFNKAKQAWESLVQWINTPVDRTQRLLDSGRQPRMPWQDVHAQIAGPAVFDICSNFMHRWNAMVWQNQRGDRTIGSLLRKGLNTGLRKTNEWLDTALPEQTTLARGMELTPLSDQWLQSMGGMQAVFGDLTVPGTAGKISVQIVRSSGTALHALEKKGCRELGLNLDDASCLQPYWEREQPMHSILDAMVNCIASASAYIYLETQFLISDCGWSDADPGSVVETAVKGGERRDATDAEKAKLGHVGRGVGMSGPVGRADIVQDVVERRQGVKSAASNPLVAALAARIRRAILARQGFHVYITLPVHPEGSLADGAVVKQQYWVQQTLLRGDDSLIRRICRSLIARDKDIREASVEEADLQAEVKAGRWKEYLSVMNLRSYGVLAETRRSDHPPPHTIGSEHGPSLYVVTEQCYVHSKLLIVDDAVAIIGSANCNDRSLLGTGDTEIAAVIVDGEAKRMDLGNGVQVITRTFARELRLKLWRKFLGQEIQKLPEKENKPYSAVEAAQTYLPWFNKNVPTLTVDRPASAETWRSIRNLADSNSAAYQRVFTNVPRDSFPRYDSVLHGFPAAGLNDKGHVKRMLHAQPPDLQPDFMEEPSVVSDYVTSVVGRHDVRRATDFLRGEPGRPRIKGFWVTMPLLWGSNMDDPVATMPSEIIAAVPVEGGSSSELAYSIRHAALNQGEKV